AAGTTTGTGAGGCTGAACAGCTTGCGAATGCAGGTGAAGTTATCCTCTCAGCCACCTCCTGGGAGCTCTGTGAGCAGCACCGGCTCAGGACCAAGCGTCTTGCAGGCAAAAGAGCTGTGAAGGTAGGTGGATGGGACGGCCTCTAGAGCGATTCCGAGGGCCCGGACCTGGGCATGAATGAGGGAGGTGTCAGAAGGCCGAGGAGCTGaatgtggagagagctgtagctgtgaaagcgggcaggcagctgaagctcTTGTCCTTCCATCTCGGGGGTAACGGTGGGCTGGGCTCGCTTGGTTTGAGGGGTCGGGAGGCACTGGAAGGGTTTTGGCCCCACCAGCAATGTCCTCTGTGGGTCATGGAGCTGTTGTTGACAGCTGGGGGATGCTTGGGTGATACCTGCCCAGCTCCGGTGCTTCTGAGGAAGTACTTGTGTCCCATCCAGCCAGGTGGGCTTGTTGTGCCCTTTTCTGGGCAGTGACGGTGGAgggcaggctctgtcccctggacTCCTGGGGAGGCCAGTGGCAGtgctttcattctgtgtgtcTCCAGGTTACAGGCATGGATTGGATGTCTTGGTCAGAATGCCAAGACGCTTTACGCAAGCTTGTACAACGCTCAGTGAGCCACGgcttggaaggggaaggtgggtgccAACTTCACCTTGTTCTGTGATTGCCCGGAAAGGTGGGGCCTGGCTGCTTCAGGGGCCAGAGAGGAACCACCTCCGCCCTCTCCCCCCTTTCGGATAGCACTCCTGCTTTTGGCCCTCCTGTGCCTCAGCTGGGGCAgtcgctgctgctgcctcctccttccaggggaCAGCTCTGCCCCGAGCATCTGGAGGTGGCAACATGAGCAAACGCAGAAGACTCTTTCTCCCCCGTTTCCAGCGCCAGCCCCTGCTTTCCAACACCTCGTAGTCCCATCCTCCCAGCgaccagctgcattttctctcctcaggCGCCATGAGgcctgcttttctcttgcccaaTGATTATGATGCGGAGGAGGTGCTTAGGCAGTACATaccagaagctgctctcaggaaggtACGGCCAGGCCgccactgctgggggctgcatttTTGGAGGGTAGAAGAAGTGGTGCATTGCAGAGATGGAGTCTTCacgaagacagacaaacaaaagaaaatgcaccctGAGACAACAACGCGGGGAAACTGAGCCAAGGAGCACCGGTGCTGCACCATTGTGTGCGTTGTCCTCAGAGAGACATGGGTGGCGGGAGGCggacttctgtctctctgtcttttccgTGGGtatggtgctggaggtgctgcggaCATGATGGTGGCATAAAGGGGAGATTCCACTGAAgtccctagagcatccctgaggGTCGGCCCTCATGCCCATACCTGTCCCAAGATGGGGTGTTACCGGagcacctttctctcctttgtcattTGTGTTATGATTCGGCATCTGCCTGCCgcaggctgggcagcctgccGGCCGTTTGCACTGAGAGGAGGATTTATCCCTTCCTCCGGTAGTACCTGCTATTGCCAGTACGCCTGCCGTCCCTCGGTATCTGGTGTGGGCAGTAagcccccaggagagcaggctggtgaaGCCGTCGTGCTCTTGTCTTCCAGCTTGATGACAGCGTGCCGCTGGACCTCTTCTCTGAGCTACGGCCAGTCACCAGCCTCTTCATCCAGCTGCGGCTGGCTGAGGATAAAACCACAGTGGAAGTCTACACGATCCTCCGCAATGCCAGCAGGATGATGCGAGAAATCCTCTGTCCTCACAAGGGCGAACTCAACAAAGTCCTCCGGTTTGATAAAGTGAGTGTGGGGGAGCAATCGCCTCCCCCCACGCTGAGAGGGTGGGCagtgagcaagagggagagactcCCTCTTAGGCATTGTAGCAAGATGTGCTGCATctgtccttggcagggctgcacgttcctctgtgtgtttggacTCGCTGGAGAAAAGCTGCCCTACGAGAGCCTTCACGCCTTGCAGAGTGCTATTCAGATCTTCAACTCGTGCTCCACAATGCTCGGGGAAAGAGAGTGAGTGtgtggcgggggtgaggggggtgcatGCTGGCTGGGACGGCGCAAGGGGGCTTACCAGGAAGAGACGTGCCTTCCAGCTTGCCCTCCCTTGTCcctggcaggaaggaggcagtgccCTGAGAGGTGGCAGGTGACCCCTGGGCTTAGCCCACGGCAGCCAGGCCGAGTCCCTCTGAGCACACCCTGCTAGCCACCGCGCTGGAACGAGCCCTCGCAAGGGCGAGAGGCTCCTTGGTGTCAGAGGCAGGCCCTTCTGGGTGACTGGCCCATGACCAGGGATGGGGCCCAGCCACCTGATCTCAAGATGCTGTCATGGCAGGCGGTGCCATCGTGGgggcgccttcctccctccctccctctttgctcacGAGAGGGCTGTGGCCTTCTGCAGGTCGCAGCTCAGGGAATGTGGCCTCAGGGGAAGTGTCCAAAACTTGCTGCATGCGCTCTACCCCTGTCCCTTGTCCCTTGCAACCCGGGTATGTTGCGCCCCTGAGCTCTCCAAGTCCCCGAGAcccgtgctggcagggcaggatggcaggtgGCCCAGGCTAGCGCCGAGGGGAGGTGCGGGAAGGGATGAAGCCGGGCGGGCTTCATGAAGGGGCGCTGCTGAAGCCGCACTCTCCccgtgtgccagggcagtgtcTGTTGCAGTTACCAGCGGGACGGTGTTCTGCGGACTCACTGGCCACCCTGTGAGATATGAATACACAGGTACGAGGCGTGTGTCTGAGGTGCGGGAGGCTGTCGTGGGCCTGCTTAAGCATAGcagtctggaagaggaaggtgggctgggagagggcttgcCCAGCAGCCCGTCAGGAAcggcccaggcagctctggtccTGGCCTGGGGCGGGAGAATGGGCTCCGTGGCCGGTTGTTCCCCTGAGTTCTCCTGACCCCGCCGTGGGGTTGGCCTGTGCCGGAGGTGAGGCAGCCATTGGCCTggaagggtgccgtggggctggtggcaccgGCACATCAATgcgtgctctctctttctctccctggcaGTCATTGGCCAGAAGGTGAATTTGGCAGCCCGGATGATGGTGCACTACCCCGGGCTGGTGTCCTGTGATGCAGTGACCTACGCCACCTCTCGGCTGCCCCCTTACTACTTCAGGGAGCTGCCGGCGAGAGAGATGAAAGGCCTTAGGCATCCTGGCACTGTCTACCAATATGTGGGGATCCCCGAGGAGAGGTGAGTGTCCTCTGAGAGGGCTGGATGAGGGGACGGTGGCACCGAGggtgcagccttggccagcaaagaggagttctgcagagagagaccaagctggtctcccttccctgtggctgagAGGGTCGGAAGCCCTCGCGTGGgaggctttttgcctttctcccctgctgtctcctgctggctctgtccAAATGGCTTTCGACTGTGCTTTCCGTGCTGTGCTTGCTCCAGCCCATGCCCTGGTAACGCTGACCCAAGGAGGTTTTtgtcccagctgcttctgagcaggaagCTTTGGGCCAGTCCGGTTCCCATGGGGAAACGTGGACCATCGGGACACTCTTCCTCATGTCTTCctgctgaaatctcagctcttccCCCGGGCCAGGAGTTGACCCCCTCTTTGGATGAGGGTTTGAATGTTAACATTGCCGTCTCTTTGAAACTACGGGAAGACTTGAGCCAAAGGTGCCAGGTGCTTGGCATCCCAACCCGTTCAGTGACACAAGTCCTCCTTTCCaaggcacttgtttttcttggccaACGTGGTAAATGTCTGCTAGCCAACAGCACACCCTGGCTTCTCTCGCGTGTCTCCGATTTCTCTGGGTATGGCCTCTGGTGATGGACTCTCGATACGTTCTCCTGCCGCGCCGTGGCCATTGGGCTTCTTTATGCTTGCAGCTGTCCTAGCGTGCAGCTCGAACGTTGGCTAGGGGAGCGTGCAGGGGCTAACACGCTGCTCGAAAGAAAAGCAGGTACCCGAGGAGCAGCAcgtcctgcccctccctgccaggctgcttctctacgtcccttggcttctcaccagctaattgacttgtgttttctgttccccTGTTTCTAGCATATTTGGCATGGCTCTTACCAAGAAGAGGTCCGAGTACGTCCCATTGCTGGGTAGGTGGAGAACgccttgctcttctgaagccgTTTCTTCCCCTTGGTAACTTTTAGTGCCacgctgggaagggagaagcttttgCCAGGGACGGTGTTGCCTGCAGCGGCCCTAAGGAAGTGCCGCCTGTCTTGGTCACTACTTGGCTGATATCTTTGGGGTGGAAAGCAGGGTGAGGCGCCTGGTGCTCCCTGCCGTGCTCCAGACCTGGTAGGAAGGTTCCTTTCAGCTATGGAGCTGCTCACCCCCTGGGGGCTAAACTGATCCCTGTCTTTGggatcaggaaagagatttccttctgcCAGACTGACAGAGAGTCTGGGTGGTAGGTTCTCCCCCTGGTAATCCTCAGCGTTCCTTTCTTGGCAGCATCTGGGTGTAGATATGGAAATGCCAGGACACACGGGATGCCTTTAATCACTCGGTGTCTTGCCGGATGCTTTGGGCCTTGTTATGGGTTAGgcctggtaggcagctcagccccacagagccgctcgctccccacagtgggatggggaagagaatcggaagggtaaaagtgagaacactggtGGGCTGAGATACAGGCagcttaacaggtaaagcaaaagctgcgcacgtgcGCAAGGCAGAATCGGGCactcattcactgcttcccatcggcaggcaggtgtctagccattcccaggaaagcagggcttcatcatatgtaatggtgacttgggaagacaagcgccataactccgaatgtccccccttcctccttttttcccccagctttccttgctgagcacagcatcatatggtatggcaataggcctgtggtcagttggggtcagctggcgcagctgtgccccctctcagcttcttgtgcacccccagcctgctcgctggcggggcggcgtgagaaatggaaaaggcctgGACGCCGTGCAAGCAttcttcagcaataactaaaacatcgttgtgttatcgaCACCAAtgtttggtcgcaaatccaaaacacaacaccatacgagctattcctgaagaacattaactctagcccagccaaaaccagtacaggcctGAAGACGCTGCCTTAACTCCCGGGAAGCGCTCTGTGGCTCGTGGTACAGCAAGGAGATGCTTTGAGCCTCTTTGGGACATAGCTGCCTGCAGCAACTCAAATCATCCCTTCCAGTCTTGTGCTGGATCACTGTGGGGAGTTGCATGGGGCCGGCTGAATCTCTGtgcctgtgggaggggaggggtgcggggcagggaagagggcatgGGAGCCGCGCGGTGGGGCAGGCGGGCCCACtactgctctgaggaaggcagaggtgcaaaagctgggatgagcgggcgggaaggaggcctgggtgcaggcaggctggcggatgtagtggcggggagggaagctgtggtggagggtgccagcaaaagggacggctctttgcttttcagcacgTGCCAGCAGCtcgttttcttgtttgtcttcccaggtcggGAGAAGGAGATTGACCTCTTTGTCAGCTGCTTGAAAGCCTATAAGGCTTTAGGAGAAAGGCACATCCTGGCATTTGAGGGCCCGATGGGCTCCGGAAAGAGCCACTTACTTACTGAACTGGCCTATTTaggccaggctgctggccacaggtaCAGGTTTTTGACCTGCAGCTTTGGGACACTGCCCCTGCCCGTACCCTGGCAGCCATGGAAcactccagcccctctgccagtgcgcctggcccttgggctgcagcctcccgaAAAAGCCTCCTGGAGACACTCGCTAGGAGCTCCTGCGTGCTCTGCTCCCGCCTCTGCCTCTTTGGGGAGTTGGAGGTGGCTTCTTGAGCCATGGCCTTTCCTGCTTCACCTCTGGGCcaggcacagacagaaggaaagggctcaagctcagtgcttttcatctgactCCAGACCCAACAGACAGCAGGGCGGCCTGTCTCAGAAGCCCTGCTTGCCCTCTGCGTGTTTCCCAGAAGGAGCACTGGGGCAGAAAAGCCTTCCCGTGGTCTGGGAGGCAGACTGCTAAGGTCTGGAGCCCAAAGGCAAACTCACCGCTTGCTCCATCCTTGCCTCTTAGCCCCGTGAGTTCCTCTGCAGGGGGGACGTAACGAGACCTGGGCTGGCGCTGCGGAGACACAGGGCCTGGACCTGGCTCTCCCAGTGGCTTGGCAGCAAGTGCCCCTCTGTGCCCTTTCTCGTAGGAGGAGTGAAAAGCTTGGCCTTCTCTGGGAAGCACTTTGAGATGGGTGGCTGAAGAGCTCCCCCCAAGGGCATCTCCACCCCTTTTGTCTTAGAAGGCTTGGGCTGTTGGGGATCtcagtcccttttgcttttgcacgGCAGGGTAGTTGCCATGGAACTGCTAGAGGTCAACGTGAGGcagtccttctctgccatccGTACGCTGACGGCCAGGGCCCTGGGCCTCCAGGACTGTGAACTGTGCAGTGACAGGCAGTGCATGCTGCAGACGAAGCTCCGAGGGACAATCGAAGAGAGCAGCTATTGCCTCCTCAATGACGTTTTCCTTGTCAAGGTGAGCGCGAGAGGCCTCTCTGGCCCTGGAGAAGGCCTTCTCACGAGCTTTTCTGGGTCTGGCGtcgggtgggcacgctgctgggagtGCCTTAGCTCAGGGGTGGGAATCGCAAGGGTCCTAGCACACGTTTCCCATTCCTGGGCCCGGGGGGCTCCCTGACTGTGGTGAGATCATGTCCCGTGCTGCATCTGGCAGTGCCCGGTGCCTTGTTCGGCACCCTGGAAGTGGCATTGGAGAGAGGCTGGTGCTGACCTCGTGCTGAGGTCACTGCTGTGTGAGTGCTCTGCTCCAGTCAGCCCAAGATTCCCACAGCCAGAGAGCCAGCTCTTCAGcccacccccaagccccagctctgccagagaccCTCAGCAGAGGGCCTTCGCTTTAGGCTCCAGGTGAAGTCCCCCCTGTGGCTCCTTGCGCCTgtgttggggagagggaaggtgcgGAGGCCAGCAGAGGCGGTTTGCTCTGTGGTCTTGCTCGGTGGGTAGGTGTGCCCTAGCCCCGGAGTGATCTTTCTCCCTGACTCCTTTTCTGGCCAGTTTCCCGTTTCGGACAAGGTTCGCGAGATgcctgaaagtcaaaggaaaacggAATTGCACTCGACTTGGGCAAAAGTGCTAGAGAAGGtgagcatttctcctccttcctcctgggtcagagaaggaaaacaaccctGCCAGCTGTGGGCTCTGCACCACAGCGTGTGAGCGGGTGAGAGGACCAGGCATCTGGGTTATCGCCATTCAGGGCCTGAGaaaccccccacctcctccccgcagccccacaagcacacccAATAACTTTCCTCCCGCAAGGTGTGCCCTGGAGGAGGAACGATGTCTTCTGCATTCCCTTGCCCaagctccctccttctgcagggcaaGTGATGTTAGGTGTGACCTTAAAGTCTCCAAGAAATTAAGAGTCAGTAAGCTTCtgagcagggaagtggttggggaGAGACATCAGAGCATCCTCTCAAGAGACAGAGGCTAAATCTCCTCCCCGGAAGACACTTGAGAATCCACCGGACTGCCCTCAGAacaccctgctttttttcaggccattggagcagaatttggcatatTTGTCATCGACAATGCCCATTTCATCGACCCTGCCTCCTGGAGTATCATGTCACCCCTGCTCCAAGACGTCTCCCTCTTCACGGTCATGAGCTTAGCTCCAGGCTACGCGCGAACAGAGAGCTTTTGCAAAGCGGCAGCAGAGAACACAACATCCCAGCAGATCACCTGTCTTCACCTGGACGAGCTGAAACCTTCAGCCATGGTGCAGAAAGTCTGCCAGGGCCTTGGAGTGGTCAGCATCTCCAGGGATCTAGCGAGGTAAGTTCGAAGCAGGGGAGCTCTTCCTGAGGGCTTGAACCTATGCAGACCATGGAAGGGACTCACCTCCCCAGGAAAGGGAGCGCAGGGCCGCTAGAAGCATCAGTGCCTCTAGCAAGTACTGGGCGCGGGTTGCTTTTTATGCCTCGCCCTGGCAGGTGGGAGCCGAGAGTGGGCAACTCCCTCGGCACAGAGCGTGGGAGGTGTCAGCCCTTCGCTgttgcacagggaggaagggaggaagggaggaagagtcccAAGCCCAAGCGTGGCTGGGGTGTGAAAAGGCCTTGGTCTaggtggccaggctgtgggggaGATTCCCCGGGGCAGaggtctgccctgctgccagagaggatcTAGGCTCccgaggagaggaaaggcagggcttgctgctctgtgctttgggcattGTCCGCAATTCTTTTCCGATGGACTTCCGTGAAGGCTGGGGGTTCAGGGGGGCCCAAAAGCTCAAGCCAGCGGGAGGACCGTCCCTTTCAAAAGTGAGGTGTAGCTGTGACGAAGATGCTGGCTACCCTGCTATGCCCGAGTTACTCGCCGCCCACCTGAACTGTGTTTCACCTTACTTTCCTTGTGGGGGTCACTGCCGGGTCTGCTCCTGTCCAGGTTCCTGATCCAAAGAAGCTTGGGGGTCCCCTATTACTgcgaggagctgctgcgctgccttTGTTGCAACGACATGCTCTTGTTCCGCAACCGGAGGCGgggtgaaaaagcagaggacaacTGGGAGAACCTGATCAGTAAGCACCTTTGCTGCTGACTAGAGAGTCGCTGTGGCGCGTTGTCTGCAGCACAGTCTTGCCCTGTCGTTCCCCCATGGATCTGGGCAGAGTCAGAtcttgcagcagtgcagaagttGGTCTGGCGGAGGTTGTGGGCTCCTGTGTGCCTCGCTGTTGGGACAGCCAAAGCAGGGGCTAGCGAGTTCTGGTGGCTTGGAGGGGCCTAAATTCTTGGGGCGGGGGTTGGGGGGCTAAACCAGAGGGGAAATTGTTCCGGAGCACATGTGTTTCTGGTGTTCCTTAGGCATTCTAATGGGCACGTAATTTACCTTGCCCAAACGCCAGCTCGCTTGAGAACAAACCCCAGCTTGGGGTGAGGGACAGGCCCGGGAAACTTGAATCCAAAACCATAAATCCCCACAAGGGTGCTGGTAACGGAAGAAAACGGTGGTAATGCCACCGAGAGAGCAATGCCAGCCAGAGTGCCGTGGCCTTGGGAACAGCCAGGACTGACGCTCCGTTTTGCATGACCACCGGCAATTTCCCTGGCTGCGGACGTAGagctgttgaaggcagcaatgctgctgctttctgtcccagGGCGTTCAGTCGCCCCCTGGGAAGTCTGGAAGCTTTGACTGAGGGACTGTTTGGGAAAGCTGGTCTGAAGGCAGAACATCTTTGGGAGGGCTGTGCaaggaaactgttttgctctgcttaatgACCCACGTTCAGCGCAGGCAGGTCAGCGCGCCCACACTGGCCCGTGTAAGGTGGGACTTGTCCCATCTCAGgtgaagtttgaaatgtttgcaagctgcaAGTCACTTTGCAAATTGCCTTATTCGTGCTCTCCTGCTCCACCCAGCTTCTGCAGTCGAGGCTTCAGCCCTCGCAGCAACCTCGAGCTCCAACGCGGGGAATGATGGCAGGGTCTGCATCATCAGACCAGACGTGAACCTGGAGAACACCATGCTGCCCGCCAGCTTGAAAGGTGAGGGGCCGAGCGCCGCTCTGCCGGCTCGCGGCTGTGCTGGGGCCCCTTCCCGGGGCATCGGCTAGAGGGAGGCTGGgcatctgtgtgctgcagagtcACCCTCTCAGCTtgggggctctgctgggaaggtggcTCCAGTCCAACCAGGAACAGGCCTGGGGTTGCGGGcagccctttccccctcctgggCGTGGACCAGCCGTGAGCGTGCTGCCTGCTTTCCAACAGCGGGTAGGAGAGAAAAGCTTACTGGTGCAGCACTAAAATGGCtcccttttctcacagaagcaaagcctttgctgggaaaaatctttGACTTGCCTCTGACTCGACTTTGAACGTGGCTTCTACCTCgctattctctttttaagttcCCCAGCTAGCGCTGGTCTCAGGGCACTTAATCCAAACCAAACccgtttttttttctgtggattgccACGGAAATTCCCCCGTAGCCAGGGGAGCTGGATGGGGGAACTGTCAATGAGTGTCTCTCCTCTCTAGCCATAGCCATTTGTATGAACCTTGGAGAAGCGTCAtgctaaaaagttgttttgtccaaaaaaaaaagacgacaaccaaaagaaaggaatagtaTCGTCTGGCCAAGTTAAGACAACTGTTGTGGGGAGCTCTGAGTCCACCTCTGATGTGGGGaaagttctctgttctctctgcgCACTACTCCAGATCTGGTAGGGCGCATCATGGGATGCGTGTACCTGCTggatcctgccctcctcacccttggtggaggagcGTGCGTTTGAGcgtcttgctcttccccaggccttgTGGCCTGCGATTCCAACAGGAGCGGAGCCATTTTGAAGACGCCTACCCTGGGTTGCGATTGCCCAGCAGGTGCAGTCCCGAGGAGAGGAGGCCAAAGTCGACCCCGTTTCATGTGTTGAAACTTTCcagcctctccagcctcagcatggggaacaggcaagagagagacgtgttgctgctttttgacagAGATTGCGCTGGCTCAGCTGGACCGGATAAAGCCGCTGAAGCAGATGGTTTTGAAGTTTGCAGCTGTCATCGGGCCAGTGTTTACCACCCAGCTGCTGTCGCACATCCTTCCCACTGGCGTCAGGCCCAAGATGAACTGCTTGTTGAACACGTTGGTGAGCGACAACATCCTTAAGCGGCTGAAAAGCACAGAGGTGCCAGAAGATGTCCAAGATCCTACCAAGGGGCCAGCCACCTCTCTGCGGGCAGAGCGCGGTAAGTGGTAGCAGTAAGGCGGACAAGggagctcccagctgtgtcccggcggggctccccagggcatgGTGCGCTTCCCCCCGCCAGTGATGGGTGGGTGGAGCTCAGGCAGGCATGGCTGTTCGGGATGGGTTGTTCAAAGATCTTACAAGTCAATCTCAAAGCACACTAGCTTTGCACCGGAGGGAAGTCCGCACCAGCCGTCCCaagtgcctctgctcccctgcctccaaGCACTGCTCACAGCGCAGGCATGGGAGGGCTTGTGGAATCCCTGACATCCTCTCCCAGCCGCCTGCAGCGTCCAGATCAAAGatgccctccagagtgccccggggccTTTGACAGGCTTTTACTCGGCTTTGATTCCCCTGTGGCCCAGGGCGGGaagctcaggaggctgggaacCGCCTTGCCAAGAGCGGGGAGAAAGCGCTGGCCGGGGCTTGCTTCGGCTGGCGgcaacatccccagctcctgcctggagtgcagctgagcactgtgtccccagggctgtgctagcGTCAGCAAGGCGAGCGGGCCCTTTCTCCCCGTGCTGCAAGGCTCGGTGTGCAGCAGCGCTGGTTCTCTGCCGAGGATGTGCATGACTTTCATACCCCGGCTGGGACGGCcctgagccctggccccagctcgggctgcCGCAAaggccctttgccttgcaggtgtGGAGAGGCCCTCTCTGAGCAAGACGACTGTGGAGCAGCAGTCTGGCGTCCTGGccttctgtgtcctgctgctgcgaGAGGCTGCCTATGAGCTGTGGCCCGAGAGACAGCGGGTCGCCTTGCACTGCAAGTGTGCCGCCTTCCTGGAGCAGCACGCGCAcaaatgcaagagctgcagccaaggggactttgttgccttccaccGCTTCGCCGTCACCAGCACCCAGGACGGAGGGAGCCCTCatggccctgctgcccagggcgACTCCCGCAGCTGGGAGGCCTTGGTGCTTGCAGGAGAACAGCTGAAGAGGGCTAGGACCCACGGCACTGAGGGTATGCTGTGTACCATGCTCTGCAGCCCGGGCCCTCCTGGAGGCCAGGGGTGTGTGCTGGGGATCGGGTGGGAGTAGATCTGCTAGGGATGAGCCCAGGAGGTGAGGACGACCACTGCAGACTTTCCTCAGTCTGTTGGGACCcttgcaaggatccttgcaagcccgctgggaagagcagctcttaCCCCCGGGGTACGCGAGGAGGTGTCTAAccccctgttttctttccagatgctgcagatgctctgcagcagcagcaggctttcagGGAGGAGGATTTTGGGTGAGCAGAcaaggttttgattatttttgaagcCAGTGAGCTCAGGGTCTCCAGAGGAGACAAAGGAAGCGGCAGCATTTGGCTGCCGGTTGTGACTCTAGCTTAGGGGAGAGGCTTTCTGtgcggtgggagctgggaggagatggccacggTGATGAGAGAGTGCTTGAGGAAGCCCGTGGGCTCAGAGTGATCGTCACCCTCCACTGGAGCAGCCCTTGCTTTGCAGTTCCTCCAGAGTAGCGCTGCAAACTCTGCAGGGGAGACGCCGCCCCAGGGACTCGAGTGCTTTGCCTGTGGGAGGTGACAGAAAGCCcagcttgtctttttctccctacctACAAAGCACCTGTATGAgtcctgcctgcccgtggcctcgtGCTCTGCTTTGAACAAAGGGCTTTTGATGCCgtctctgtggggagaaggaCCAGTATAGGTGATGCCCGTGTATtctgtgctctcttcttcccctgggaACTGTCCTCTGACTAGTGTGGCAGGGCGGTTTCTGGCAAAGAGCGAAGAGACAACTGAGCTGCCCAGCAAGACCGACGGGAAGCACAACGGCACATGCGAATGCAAAGCCATCGTGGAATCGGTGCTTGTGCCTTTGGCTCGCCACTACATGGCAATGGGCGATGCTGCCAGAGCCTTTTACTACCTTCTGGAGTGCGCGGCTGCCTACCTGCATGTCTCCAACAGCTACATGGTGAGTTGCCCTGCTTGCCAGGACCCACTGTGCACGGAGTCCTCTCAGtcgcctggctctgggcaggacaACTTCCCCGTTGCAAGAGGGCATGCCTTCGCGGGGccttggaagggaaatgctgggtcagaccctgacttcttcctccggtttGCCTCTTCTGCGGCAAGAGACACAGGGCACTGTGCCCTTAGCACGAGGAGCATTAGCAGGGAGGCGGTCTGAAGGATCACTggtgcctgtgctctgagccagggtGACTGTGTTTGAGCGGGCATcaccagggagagaagcaggctctCTTAAGACAGATGCCAGAGGCAACGGGGGAGGACAAGGCTGGCCATGGGCTCTGCACCCACGCTCACCTGCTCTCTGTGTGCTTGCGCAAAGGCCCTCATGAAGCTGAACGAAGCGGAGGTCCTGAGGAGCTCggtagagaagaaagtgaatgtgataGCCCGCTTTGAAGAGGCCACCTTCTTCAGCCTCAAAGGGGAGGTAAAGAGACGGGGAGGTCTGGAGGGACCGCCTGGGGGACGCAGCTGGATGCCTTCCCCAGTTGCAGTGGATATCCCTGgcatctccagc
The Aptenodytes patagonicus unplaced genomic scaffold, bAptPat1.pri.cur scaffold_43, whole genome shotgun sequence genome window above contains:
- the LOC143173262 gene encoding LOW QUALITY PROTEIN: adenylate cyclase type 10-like (The sequence of the model RefSeq protein was modified relative to this genomic sequence to represent the inferred CDS: deleted 1 base in 1 codon; substituted 1 base at 1 genomic stop codon), whose protein sequence is MATGCVAAGEGPVVAKSCVCRRQLVLGNGGSSWKFSNRSLQEPPFGTVLEERASRPAQRPRAHCATRTVRXGPRPPPSGARPSSPEVPRVHRALTMASAWERKHHRSGLEKAAVFLPRLLAEVSPKSDSQTVHGVLLFADISGFTALTEKFIQRSGADRGTDELAQTLNYYLCDILEEMLIFGGDILKFAGDAVLVLWRTGPQELAKTISLVLQCSWQIQKKCGSRDTHVGQKVQLKIGISAGSMSLLTVGDKRRQYFLICGQALGEVCEAEQLANAGEVILSATSWELCEQHRLRTKRLAGKRAVKVTGMDWMSWSECQDALRKLVQRSVSHGLEGEGAMRPAFLLPNDYDAEEVLRQYIPEAALRKLDDSVPLDLFSELRPVTSLFIQLRLAEDKTTVEVYTILRNASRMMREILCPHKGELNKVLRFDKGCTFLCVFGLAGEKLPYESLHALQSAIQIFNSCSTMLGEREAVSVAVTSGTVFCGLTGHPVRYEYTVIGQKVNLAARMMVHYPGLVSCDAVTYATSRLPPYYFRELPAREMKGLRHPGTVYQYVGIPEESIFGMALTKKRSEYVPLLGREKEIDLFVSCLKAYKALGERHILAFEGPMGSGKSHLLTELAYLGQAAGHRVVAMELLEVNVRQSFSAIRTLTARALGLQDCELCSDRQCMLQTKLRGTIEESSYCLLNDVFLVKFPVSDKVREMPESQRKTELHSTWAKVLEKAIGAEFGIFVIDNAHFIDPASWSIMSPLLQDVSLFTVMSLAPGYARTESFCKAAAENTTSQQITCLHLDELKPSAMVQKVCQGLGVVSISRDLARFLIQRSLGVPYYCEELLRCLCCNDMLLFRNRRRGEKAEDNWENLIIEASALAATSSSNAGNDGRVCIIRPDVNLENTMLPASLKEIALAQLDRIKPLKQMVLKFAAVIGPVFTTQLLSHILPTGVRPKMNCLLNTLVSDNILKRLKSTEVPEDVQDPTKGPATSLRAERGVERPSLSKTTVEQQSGVLAFCVLLLREAAYELWPERQRVALHCKCAAFLEQHAHKCKSCSQGDFVAFHRFAVTSTQDGGSPHGPAAQGDSRSWEALVLAGEQLKRARTHGTEGRFLAKSEETTELPSKTDGKHNGTCECKAIVESVLVPLARHYMAMGDAARAFYYLLECAAAYLHVSNSYMALMKLNEAEVLRSSVEKKVNVIARFEEATFFSLKGEVCCHMGRLKLAKKMIRKALSLLKRQFPRTSVGAFVKPQLEKFQCAAYVARRASSLPQEARRKRLAWLLRQSCCLSLLEHLFSLEGTSSGRTFSRLAARMKANTDRAADSYRAADSRHR